A region from the Andrena cerasifolii isolate SP2316 chromosome 9, iyAndCera1_principal, whole genome shotgun sequence genome encodes:
- the LOC143373381 gene encoding proton channel OtopLc isoform X2: protein MGESSPDLSLRLRRGSSDSRDSFYMDFAQGIDSDIEEVTRPGDNNSDPMMENHLEENGNELPPPIEDITTIPEEASEELREEEEAAAMEAALRTPEGPIINTEAEKPVQQPLPQLSTLAPQDWPGLPAALPSPASPSAVIVSPETLSRHSSSSPSRGHRAPQFALALPCSSQPISAVCYPAPAFLDVADDRKWKKLGCDALATTFSALYGKLLVVMGIAFPMAEVISTYIPPSFYEGFYLYLYFGSMIFLVYTYATLLRDSKPKSKKRKDVCDLDSSRSSSGAGGDSDAADTACPHLSSIRPAQHYGSFYLRMGAVAFGIGSMIYSGLEFGQYFELEQNTKCHNIMMALTPATRMAFIFIQMYFIFLNNEQMKVYRHRVVARFGLMHMIGTNLSVWLNVLVQETKHEILTFYNPENNSLRISHRLGTKGNLHLGGHSHYHHGEQHLRLPRGLKGPHHMYECRRTNIMGSLVQDASPFLFPCTIEYSLICAAILYVMWKNISKAAFSQPKTPPGSRHHTHAYRRSPHHYSVDCARAHKGLFVGILILVLTIISLILFFVLISRPELVSFAVTEVNVCELTLYGMSTMATLIGMFQMRKLRYDGTRNLELDNILLVAAQTGMFIYSTFTIIGAQFTLAKHTVLVLVTALASVLQTTFQTIFILDASRRSVATAKQIRRKPGREIVTFLLVTNLAMWAINTLEKSRAESHPVQLHFYGLWAWTIITHVSMPLAIFYRFHSTVCLCEVWKRAYKVKPTYM, encoded by the exons ATGGGAGAGAGCTCACCGGATCTCAGCCTCCGGCTACGCCGGGGTAGCTCCGACTCCAGGGACTCCTTCTACATGGACTTTGCTCAG GGCATCGATTCGGACATCGAGGAAGTGACGCGGCCAGGGGACAACAACTCGGACCCGATGATGGAGAACCACCTCGAGGAGAACGGAAACGAGCTACCGCCGCCGATCGAGGACATCACGACGATCCCAGAAGAGGCGTCCGAAGAGCtgcgggaggaggaggaggccgcCGCGATGGAGGCTGCCCTGCGAACACCCGAGGGCCCCATAATTAACACGGAAGCAGAGAAACCGGTGCAGCAACCCCTGCCCCAGCTCTCCACGCTCGCCCCGCAAGA CTGGCCAGGATTGCCGGCCGCGCTACCGTCACCGGCTTCGCCGTCCGCGGTAATCGTTTCGCCGGAAACGCTGTCTAGACACAGCAGCAGCTCACCCTCCCGTGGTCACCGGGCACCCCAGTTTGCCTTGGCTCTACCATGCTCCTCGCAGCCGATTTCCGCGGTGTGCTACCCAGCACCGGCCTTCCtcgacgtcgccgacgacagGAAGTGGAAGAAGCTCGGATG CGACGCCCTGGCGACGACGTTTAGCGCGCTCTACGGCAAGCTGCTGGTCGTCATGGGGATCGCCTTTCCCATGGCGGAAGTGATATCCACCTACATACCGCCGTCGTTCTACGAAGGGTTCTACCTTTACCTGTACTTCGGCAGCATGATCTTCCTGGTCTACACGTACGCGACGCTGCTGCGCGACAGCAAGCCGAAATCAA AGAAGCGAAAGGACGTGTGCGACCTGGACTCGTCGAGATCGTCGAGCGGCGCCGGCGGCGACAGCGACGCAGCGGACACCGCTTGCCCGCACCTCAGCTCGATCAGGCCTGCCCAGCACTACGGCAGCTTCTACCTTCGTATGGGCGCCGTGGCGTTCGGGATCGGCTCGATGATCTACTCGGGCCTGGAGTTCGGCCAGTACTTTGAGCTCGAGCAGAACACCAAGTGCCACAACATCATGATGGCCCTGACTCCGGCCACCAGGATGGCGTTCATCTTTATCCAGATGTACTTTATATTTCTGAACAACGAG CAAATGAAAGTTTATCGCCATCGGGTGGTCGCGCGCTTCGGGCTGATGCACATGATTGGCACGAATCTGTCGGTCTGGCTGAACGTGCTCGTGCAGGAAACGAAACACGAGATACTCACGTTCTACAATCCGGAGAATAACTCTCTGAGAATCTCCCACCGACTAG GTACGAAAGGTAATCTCCATCTGGGAGGACACAGTCACTACCACCATGGGGAGCAGCACCTGAGGCTTCCGAGGGGCTTGAAAGGACCTCACCACATGTACGAGTGTCGACGAACCAACATAATGGGCTCGCTGGTCCAGGACGCCAGCCCGTTCCTCTTTCCCTGCACGATCGAGTACAGCCTGATCTGTGCTGCGATCCTGTACGTGATGTGGAAGAACATATCCAAGGCGGCGTTCTCGCAGCCCAAGACTCCACCAGGATCACGGCATCACACGCACGCTTACag GAGATCGCCCCACCACTACAGCGTGGACTGTGCACGTGCTCACAAGGGCCTGTTCGTGGGCATCCTGATCCTAGTGCTGACGATCATCTCCCTGATTCTGTTCTTCGTGTTAATCTCCCGTCCAGAGCTGGTCAGCTTCGCCGTCACCGAGGTGAACGTGTGCGAGCTGACGCTGTACGGGATGTCGACGATGGCCACGCTGATAGGGATGTTCCAGATGCGGAAGCTTCGATACGACGGCACCAGGAACTTAGAGCTGGACAACATCCTGCTGGTGGCCGCGCAGACGGGCATGTTCATCTACTCCACGTTCACGATCATCGGCGCCCAGTTCACCCTGGCCAAGCATACGGTGCTGGTGCTGGTGACAGCTCTGGCGAGCGTGCTGCAGACCACCTTCCAGACGATCTTCATCCTGGACGCCTCGAGGCGGTCCGTCGCCACCGCGAAGCAGATCAGACGGAAGCCGGGCAGAGAGATCGTGACGTTTCTGCTGGTGACGAATCTGGCGATGTGGGCGATCAACACCTTAGAGAAGTCGCGAGCCGAGTCGCACCCCGTGCAGCTGCACTTCTACGGGCTGTGGGCGTGGACGATCATCACGCACGTCTCGATGCCGCTGGCGATCTTTTACAGGTTCCACAGCACCGTGTGCCTGTGCGAGGTCTGGAAAAGGGCTTACAAGGTGAAGCCGACCTACATGTGA
- the LOC143373381 gene encoding proton channel OtopLc isoform X1: MGESSPDLSLRLRRGSSDSRDSFYMDFAQGIDSDIEEVTRPGDNNSDPMMENHLEENGNELPPPIEDITTIPEEASEELREEEEAAAMEAALRTPEGPIINTEAEKPVQQPLPQLSTLAPQDWPGLPAALPSPASPSAVIVSPETLSRHSSSSPSRGHRAPQFALALPCSSQPISAVCYPAPAFLDVADDRKWKKLGCDALATTFSALYGKLLVVMGIAFPMAEVISTYIPPSFYEGFYLYLYFGSMIFLVYTYATLLRDSKPKSRRSAACCCTKKRKDVCDLDSSRSSSGAGGDSDAADTACPHLSSIRPAQHYGSFYLRMGAVAFGIGSMIYSGLEFGQYFELEQNTKCHNIMMALTPATRMAFIFIQMYFIFLNNEQMKVYRHRVVARFGLMHMIGTNLSVWLNVLVQETKHEILTFYNPENNSLRISHRLGTKGNLHLGGHSHYHHGEQHLRLPRGLKGPHHMYECRRTNIMGSLVQDASPFLFPCTIEYSLICAAILYVMWKNISKAAFSQPKTPPGSRHHTHAYRRSPHHYSVDCARAHKGLFVGILILVLTIISLILFFVLISRPELVSFAVTEVNVCELTLYGMSTMATLIGMFQMRKLRYDGTRNLELDNILLVAAQTGMFIYSTFTIIGAQFTLAKHTVLVLVTALASVLQTTFQTIFILDASRRSVATAKQIRRKPGREIVTFLLVTNLAMWAINTLEKSRAESHPVQLHFYGLWAWTIITHVSMPLAIFYRFHSTVCLCEVWKRAYKVKPTYM; encoded by the exons ATGGGAGAGAGCTCACCGGATCTCAGCCTCCGGCTACGCCGGGGTAGCTCCGACTCCAGGGACTCCTTCTACATGGACTTTGCTCAG GGCATCGATTCGGACATCGAGGAAGTGACGCGGCCAGGGGACAACAACTCGGACCCGATGATGGAGAACCACCTCGAGGAGAACGGAAACGAGCTACCGCCGCCGATCGAGGACATCACGACGATCCCAGAAGAGGCGTCCGAAGAGCtgcgggaggaggaggaggccgcCGCGATGGAGGCTGCCCTGCGAACACCCGAGGGCCCCATAATTAACACGGAAGCAGAGAAACCGGTGCAGCAACCCCTGCCCCAGCTCTCCACGCTCGCCCCGCAAGA CTGGCCAGGATTGCCGGCCGCGCTACCGTCACCGGCTTCGCCGTCCGCGGTAATCGTTTCGCCGGAAACGCTGTCTAGACACAGCAGCAGCTCACCCTCCCGTGGTCACCGGGCACCCCAGTTTGCCTTGGCTCTACCATGCTCCTCGCAGCCGATTTCCGCGGTGTGCTACCCAGCACCGGCCTTCCtcgacgtcgccgacgacagGAAGTGGAAGAAGCTCGGATG CGACGCCCTGGCGACGACGTTTAGCGCGCTCTACGGCAAGCTGCTGGTCGTCATGGGGATCGCCTTTCCCATGGCGGAAGTGATATCCACCTACATACCGCCGTCGTTCTACGAAGGGTTCTACCTTTACCTGTACTTCGGCAGCATGATCTTCCTGGTCTACACGTACGCGACGCTGCTGCGCGACAGCAAGCCGAAATCAA GAAGGTCCGCCGCGTGTTGTTGTACGA AGAAGCGAAAGGACGTGTGCGACCTGGACTCGTCGAGATCGTCGAGCGGCGCCGGCGGCGACAGCGACGCAGCGGACACCGCTTGCCCGCACCTCAGCTCGATCAGGCCTGCCCAGCACTACGGCAGCTTCTACCTTCGTATGGGCGCCGTGGCGTTCGGGATCGGCTCGATGATCTACTCGGGCCTGGAGTTCGGCCAGTACTTTGAGCTCGAGCAGAACACCAAGTGCCACAACATCATGATGGCCCTGACTCCGGCCACCAGGATGGCGTTCATCTTTATCCAGATGTACTTTATATTTCTGAACAACGAG CAAATGAAAGTTTATCGCCATCGGGTGGTCGCGCGCTTCGGGCTGATGCACATGATTGGCACGAATCTGTCGGTCTGGCTGAACGTGCTCGTGCAGGAAACGAAACACGAGATACTCACGTTCTACAATCCGGAGAATAACTCTCTGAGAATCTCCCACCGACTAG GTACGAAAGGTAATCTCCATCTGGGAGGACACAGTCACTACCACCATGGGGAGCAGCACCTGAGGCTTCCGAGGGGCTTGAAAGGACCTCACCACATGTACGAGTGTCGACGAACCAACATAATGGGCTCGCTGGTCCAGGACGCCAGCCCGTTCCTCTTTCCCTGCACGATCGAGTACAGCCTGATCTGTGCTGCGATCCTGTACGTGATGTGGAAGAACATATCCAAGGCGGCGTTCTCGCAGCCCAAGACTCCACCAGGATCACGGCATCACACGCACGCTTACag GAGATCGCCCCACCACTACAGCGTGGACTGTGCACGTGCTCACAAGGGCCTGTTCGTGGGCATCCTGATCCTAGTGCTGACGATCATCTCCCTGATTCTGTTCTTCGTGTTAATCTCCCGTCCAGAGCTGGTCAGCTTCGCCGTCACCGAGGTGAACGTGTGCGAGCTGACGCTGTACGGGATGTCGACGATGGCCACGCTGATAGGGATGTTCCAGATGCGGAAGCTTCGATACGACGGCACCAGGAACTTAGAGCTGGACAACATCCTGCTGGTGGCCGCGCAGACGGGCATGTTCATCTACTCCACGTTCACGATCATCGGCGCCCAGTTCACCCTGGCCAAGCATACGGTGCTGGTGCTGGTGACAGCTCTGGCGAGCGTGCTGCAGACCACCTTCCAGACGATCTTCATCCTGGACGCCTCGAGGCGGTCCGTCGCCACCGCGAAGCAGATCAGACGGAAGCCGGGCAGAGAGATCGTGACGTTTCTGCTGGTGACGAATCTGGCGATGTGGGCGATCAACACCTTAGAGAAGTCGCGAGCCGAGTCGCACCCCGTGCAGCTGCACTTCTACGGGCTGTGGGCGTGGACGATCATCACGCACGTCTCGATGCCGCTGGCGATCTTTTACAGGTTCCACAGCACCGTGTGCCTGTGCGAGGTCTGGAAAAGGGCTTACAAGGTGAAGCCGACCTACATGTGA
- the LOC143373381 gene encoding proton channel OtopLc isoform X3, with translation MLIKETSLSWPGLPAALPSPASPSAVIVSPETLSRHSSSSPSRGHRAPQFALALPCSSQPISAVCYPAPAFLDVADDRKWKKLGCDALATTFSALYGKLLVVMGIAFPMAEVISTYIPPSFYEGFYLYLYFGSMIFLVYTYATLLRDSKPKSRRSAACCCTKKRKDVCDLDSSRSSSGAGGDSDAADTACPHLSSIRPAQHYGSFYLRMGAVAFGIGSMIYSGLEFGQYFELEQNTKCHNIMMALTPATRMAFIFIQMYFIFLNNEQMKVYRHRVVARFGLMHMIGTNLSVWLNVLVQETKHEILTFYNPENNSLRISHRLGTKGNLHLGGHSHYHHGEQHLRLPRGLKGPHHMYECRRTNIMGSLVQDASPFLFPCTIEYSLICAAILYVMWKNISKAAFSQPKTPPGSRHHTHAYRRSPHHYSVDCARAHKGLFVGILILVLTIISLILFFVLISRPELVSFAVTEVNVCELTLYGMSTMATLIGMFQMRKLRYDGTRNLELDNILLVAAQTGMFIYSTFTIIGAQFTLAKHTVLVLVTALASVLQTTFQTIFILDASRRSVATAKQIRRKPGREIVTFLLVTNLAMWAINTLEKSRAESHPVQLHFYGLWAWTIITHVSMPLAIFYRFHSTVCLCEVWKRAYKVKPTYM, from the exons ATGCTCATCAAGGAGACCTCCCTCAG CTGGCCAGGATTGCCGGCCGCGCTACCGTCACCGGCTTCGCCGTCCGCGGTAATCGTTTCGCCGGAAACGCTGTCTAGACACAGCAGCAGCTCACCCTCCCGTGGTCACCGGGCACCCCAGTTTGCCTTGGCTCTACCATGCTCCTCGCAGCCGATTTCCGCGGTGTGCTACCCAGCACCGGCCTTCCtcgacgtcgccgacgacagGAAGTGGAAGAAGCTCGGATG CGACGCCCTGGCGACGACGTTTAGCGCGCTCTACGGCAAGCTGCTGGTCGTCATGGGGATCGCCTTTCCCATGGCGGAAGTGATATCCACCTACATACCGCCGTCGTTCTACGAAGGGTTCTACCTTTACCTGTACTTCGGCAGCATGATCTTCCTGGTCTACACGTACGCGACGCTGCTGCGCGACAGCAAGCCGAAATCAA GAAGGTCCGCCGCGTGTTGTTGTACGA AGAAGCGAAAGGACGTGTGCGACCTGGACTCGTCGAGATCGTCGAGCGGCGCCGGCGGCGACAGCGACGCAGCGGACACCGCTTGCCCGCACCTCAGCTCGATCAGGCCTGCCCAGCACTACGGCAGCTTCTACCTTCGTATGGGCGCCGTGGCGTTCGGGATCGGCTCGATGATCTACTCGGGCCTGGAGTTCGGCCAGTACTTTGAGCTCGAGCAGAACACCAAGTGCCACAACATCATGATGGCCCTGACTCCGGCCACCAGGATGGCGTTCATCTTTATCCAGATGTACTTTATATTTCTGAACAACGAG CAAATGAAAGTTTATCGCCATCGGGTGGTCGCGCGCTTCGGGCTGATGCACATGATTGGCACGAATCTGTCGGTCTGGCTGAACGTGCTCGTGCAGGAAACGAAACACGAGATACTCACGTTCTACAATCCGGAGAATAACTCTCTGAGAATCTCCCACCGACTAG GTACGAAAGGTAATCTCCATCTGGGAGGACACAGTCACTACCACCATGGGGAGCAGCACCTGAGGCTTCCGAGGGGCTTGAAAGGACCTCACCACATGTACGAGTGTCGACGAACCAACATAATGGGCTCGCTGGTCCAGGACGCCAGCCCGTTCCTCTTTCCCTGCACGATCGAGTACAGCCTGATCTGTGCTGCGATCCTGTACGTGATGTGGAAGAACATATCCAAGGCGGCGTTCTCGCAGCCCAAGACTCCACCAGGATCACGGCATCACACGCACGCTTACag GAGATCGCCCCACCACTACAGCGTGGACTGTGCACGTGCTCACAAGGGCCTGTTCGTGGGCATCCTGATCCTAGTGCTGACGATCATCTCCCTGATTCTGTTCTTCGTGTTAATCTCCCGTCCAGAGCTGGTCAGCTTCGCCGTCACCGAGGTGAACGTGTGCGAGCTGACGCTGTACGGGATGTCGACGATGGCCACGCTGATAGGGATGTTCCAGATGCGGAAGCTTCGATACGACGGCACCAGGAACTTAGAGCTGGACAACATCCTGCTGGTGGCCGCGCAGACGGGCATGTTCATCTACTCCACGTTCACGATCATCGGCGCCCAGTTCACCCTGGCCAAGCATACGGTGCTGGTGCTGGTGACAGCTCTGGCGAGCGTGCTGCAGACCACCTTCCAGACGATCTTCATCCTGGACGCCTCGAGGCGGTCCGTCGCCACCGCGAAGCAGATCAGACGGAAGCCGGGCAGAGAGATCGTGACGTTTCTGCTGGTGACGAATCTGGCGATGTGGGCGATCAACACCTTAGAGAAGTCGCGAGCCGAGTCGCACCCCGTGCAGCTGCACTTCTACGGGCTGTGGGCGTGGACGATCATCACGCACGTCTCGATGCCGCTGGCGATCTTTTACAGGTTCCACAGCACCGTGTGCCTGTGCGAGGTCTGGAAAAGGGCTTACAAGGTGAAGCCGACCTACATGTGA
- the Vamp7 gene encoding vesicle-associated membrane protein 7: protein MPILYSVVARGPVVLAKYASCTGNFDEVTEKILATIPAENAKLTYSQGPYLFHYICEDNIIYMCITDNALQKSRAFLYLTEIKRRFLTVYGAGAQTAVPYAMNTDFGTVLANEMKYHSESNHEIDLVSRVHGELDELKGIMVKNIDNVALRGVRLELLVNKTENLSASSVTFRKSSRNLARSLFWKNVKIYVIVGAILLVVIYVIVSISCGGLAWQKCVGN, encoded by the exons ATGCCGATTTTGTACAGTGTGGTGGCCCGGGGGCCGGTGGTGCTGGCGAAGTATGCTTCCTGCACCGGGAACTTCGACGAAGTGACAGAGAAAATTCTGGCTACGATTCCTGCAGAAAATGCGAAACTCACTTATTCACAGGGGCCTTATCTGTTTCACTACATCTGCGAGGATAACATTATTTACATGTGCATCACGGACAAC GCCCTCCAGAAATCCAGGGCGTTTCTCTATCTCACGGAAATTAAGAGACGATTCCTGACCGTTTATGGAGCGGGTGCACAGACTGCTGTCCCATATGCGATGAACACCGACTTCGGTACAGTTTTAGCCAATGAAATG AAATATCACAGCGAGTCGAATCACGAGATCGATTTGGTTTCGAGAGTCCACGGCGAGCTGGACGAATTGAAGGGCATTATGGTGAAAAATATCGATAACGTGGCCCTGCGCGGGGTGCGATTGGAGCTGCTCGTAAATAAAACGGAAAACTTATCTGCCAGC TCGGTCACGTTTAGGAAAAGTAGCAGGAATTTGGCGCGCTCCCTGTTCTGGAAGAACGTGAAAATTTACGTAATTGTTGGCGCGATTCTCCTC GTTGTGATATACGTTATTGTATCCATATCTTGCGGGGGCCTGGCTTGGCAGAAATGCGTGGGGAATTAA